In Salvelinus sp. IW2-2015 linkage group LG23, ASM291031v2, whole genome shotgun sequence, a genomic segment contains:
- the LOC111950036 gene encoding ATP-sensitive inward rectifier potassium channel 15, protein MTTKKADFQRRIVSKDGHNQVRIDNVEGMVKLYLHDIWTTVVDMKWRYKLTLFSSTFVMTWFFFGVIFYFIGMGNGDFKGELLSNHTPCIMNVETLTGAFLFSLESQTTIGYGFRYITDECPLAIFVLVVQLVTTGLAEIFVTGAFLAKLARPKKRAETIKFSQSAVICRHDGKLCLMVRVANMRKSLLIQCQLIGKLLSPNVTEEGEKTLIHQTAVDFYMDSCGECPFLILPLTFYHVLDEGSPLAGLTAERLRTRDFELLVTLNATMESTAATCQSRTSFVPQEILWGYEFKPVLFSTPSGRYVADFNFFDKVQLSSDPTLLSNNTEKLKLEEVYKKE, encoded by the coding sequence ATGACCACCAAGAAGGCAGATTTCCAGCGGAGGATTGTCTCCAAGGATGGACACAACCAAGTGCGCATTGACAATGTGGAGGGCATGGTAAAGCTCTATCTCCACGACATCTGGACCACGGTGGTGGACATGAAGTGGCGCTACAAGCTCACACTGTTCTCCTCCACCTTCGTCATGACCTGGTTCTTCTTCGGCGTAATATTCTACTTCATCGGCATGGGCAACGGTGACTTCAAGGGTGAGCTGCTGTCCAACCACACGCCGTGCATCATGAATGTTGAGACCCTTACCGGcgccttcctcttctccctggAGTCGCAGACCACCATTGGCTACGGTTTCCGCTATATTACCGATGAGTGTCCGCTGGCCATCTTCGTCCTGGTGGTCCAGCTGGTCACCACGGGCCTGGCTGAGATCTTCGTGACCGGGGCCTTCCTGGCCAAGCTGGCACGACCCAAGAAGCGGGCCGAGACTATCAAGTTCAGCCAGTCGGCGGTGATCTGCCGGCATGATGGCAAGCTATGTCTGATGGTGCGTGTGGCCAACATGAGGAAAAGCCTGCTGATCCAGTGCCAGCTGATCGGCAAGCTGCTTTCACCCAACGTGACCGAGGAGGGCGAGAAGACTCTGATCCACCAGACAGCTGTGGACTTCTACATGGACTCATGCGGGGAGTGCCCCTTCCTAATCCTGCCCCTCACATTCTATCACGTGTTGGATGAAGGCAGCCCGCTGGCGGGGCTGACCGCTGAGAGGTTGCGGACGCGCGACTTTGAGCTGCTGGTCACCCTCAACGCCACCATGGAGTCCACGGCAGCCACGTGTCAGAGCCGCACATCGTTCGTTCCCCAGGAGATCCTGTGGGGCTACGAGTTCAAGCCCGTGCTCTTCAGCACCCCCAGTGGCCGGTACGTGGCCGACTTTAACTTCTTTGACAAGGTGCAGTTAAGCAGCGACCCGACACTCCTCAGCAACAACACAGAGAAGCTGAAACTGGAGGAGGTGTACAAGAAGGAATAA